Proteins from a genomic interval of Chanos chanos chromosome 3, fChaCha1.1, whole genome shotgun sequence:
- the ptchd1 gene encoding patched domain-containing protein 1 produces the protein MLRQVLHEGLKTSFHKLGHFVANHPVFFASAPMLISILLGASFSRYRIEENVEYLLAPKHSLAKIEGNLVDSLFPVNRSKHTLYSDLQTPGRYGRVIITSRRGSVLDPRHIDLVLKLHNTITQIQVPMLGFNYTFAHLCLLDDNKSCIVDDILRALEEIRSARASNRTVPPLRYPITRLRDGREAYIGHQLGGVQAVGGGRDGVRSARALQLTYYLQAVSPLNEMVAARWELQFCRELERFEEAHPELSLYPFTSSSLQRDFQRTSRVSGRPLLFSLAVCLSLAVLCCSMRDCVRTKPWLGLLALVTVSLATLTSAGIFNLTGSKYNSTYLGIPFVMLGHGLFGTFEMLSSWRRTREDQHVKERVAAVFSDCMLPFTASTALHLVTFGIGASPFTNIEAVRLFCRNACLSVLFNYLYILTFYGSNLVFAGYLENNYRHSLFCRRVPKPELLQQKPAWYRFLMYTQYNEEASDPGDLHAYESHLLVAFMKRYYCDWITNTYVKPFVVLFYLVYISFALMGYLQVSEGSDLSNVVATETSTIAYTRAQQRYFSSYSPVIGFYIYESIEYWNASVQEDLLEYTKGFERISWFESYLNYLHGLNISTNLSRSNFTERLRSGFLRQPRYLHFSDDIIFAKRADGEFDVVASRMFLVAKTTENKREEMSILLDTLRKLSLTSRVKFIIFNPSFVYMDRYASSVGAPLKNSCIAALFMLFFSTFLAADPLVNAWLTVTVASVEFGVVGFMTLWQVELDCVSVLCLIYGVNYAVDSSAPLVSAFALGRESTRTRWVKLALERHGVPALQSYLCYGAALLPLAAVPSNLTRTLFRCLFLTALITAFHCLAILPVLLTFLPPSKRKRRERKHAAEHREEIECVEMVDSTRVVDQITTV, from the exons ATGTTGCGACAAGTACTGCACGAAGGGCTCAAGACATCTTTTCACAAGCTGGGCCACTTTGTTGCAAACCATCCGGTATTCTTCGCGTCTGCGCCCATGCTTATCTCTATTTTGCTCGGGGCAAGCTTCAGTAGGTACCGCATAGAGGAAAACGTGGAGTACCTGTTGGCCCCTAAACACAGTTTAGCGAAGATAGAGGGTAATTTGGTAGACAGTCTGTTTCCCGTAAACAGATCGAAGCACACCTTGTATTCGGACCTTCAGACTCCAGGCAGATACGGCCGTGTTATCATTACCTCTCGCAGAGGGAGCGTTCTGGATCCTCGTCATATTGACCTAGTCTTGAAG CTTCACAATACCATCACTCAGATCCAAGTGCCCATGTTAGGCTTCAATTACACCTTCGCCCATCTCTGTCTCCTCGATGACAACAAGAGCTGCATTGTTGATGACATCTTGCGGGCTCTAGAGGAAATCCGCTCCGCACGGGCTTCCAACCGCACCGTCCCGCCCCTGCGCTACCCCATCACGCGCTTGCGGGACGGACGCGAGGCCTACATCGGGCACCAGTTGGGCGGAGTCCAGGCAGTGGGCGGGGGACGCGACGGTGTACGGTCTGCCCGCGCCCTCCAGCTCACCTACTACCTGCAGGCGGTCAGTCCGCTAAACGAGATGGTGGCAGCTCGTTGGGAGCTCCAGTTCTGCCGGGAGCTGGAACGTTTTGAGGAGGCTCATCCGGAGCTCAGCCTATAccctttcacctcctcttcGCTGCAAAGAGACTTCCAGAGAACAAGTCGCGTATCAGGGAGGCCTCTGCTCTTCAGTCTggccgtctgtctctctctggcagtgCTTTGCTGTTCCATGAGGGACTGTGTGCGCACCAAGCCGTGGTTGGGCCTTCTAGCCTTGGTCACTGTCAGTCTTGCTACCCTCACTTCCGCCGGCATCTTCAACCTCACTGGGAGCAAGTACAACTCCACCTACCTAGGCATTCCTTTCGTCATGCTGG GTCATGGTTTGTTTGGCACGTTTGAAATGCTGTCGTCATGGCGACGGACACGGGAAGACCAGCATGTGAAGGAGCGTGTGGCTGCCGTGTTTTCTGACTGTATGTTACCCTTCACAGCCAGCACTGCCCTGCACCTGGTCACCTTTGGCATCGGCGCCAGCCCTTTCACCAACATAGAAGCAGTACGCCTGTTCTGCAGgaatgcctgtctctctgtgctcttcaaCTACCTCTACATCCTCACCTTCTACGGCTCTAACCTGGTATTCGCTGGCTACCTGGAGAACAACTATCGGCATAGTCTTTTCTGTCGCCGTGTACCCAAACCAGAACTGCTACAGCAGAAGCCAGCATGGTACCGTTTCCTTATGTATACGCAGTACAATGAGGAGGCCTCGGATCCTGGTGACCTGCACGCCTACGAGAGCCACCTGCTGGTGGCCTTTATGAAGCGCTACTACTGCGATTGGATCACCAACACCTACGTCAAACCCTTCGTGGTGCTCTTCTATCTGGTCTACATCTCCTTTGCCCTTATGGGGTACCTGCAGGTGAGCGAGGGCTCCGACCTCAGCAATGTGGTGGCTACGGAGACCAGCACCATCGCTTACACGCGGGCTCAGCAACGTTACTTCAGCAGCTACAGCCCGGTCATTGGTTTCTACATCTACGAATCCATTGAATACTGGAATGCAAGCGTGCAGGAGGATCTTTTGGAGTATACCAAGGGTTTTGAACGTATCTCTTGGTTCGAGAGTTACCTGAACTATCTGCATGGGCTGAACATTAGCACCAATCTGTCGCGCAGCAATTTCACTGAACGCCTGCGTTCTGGCTTCTTACGCCAACCTCGTTATTTACACTTCTCTGACGATATCATCTTCGCCAAGCGTGCCGATGGCGAATTCGATGTGGTGGCTTCACGTATGTTCCTAGTGGCCAAAACCACAGAGAATAAGCGGGAGGAGATGTCCATCTTGTTGGACACATTGCGGAAATTGTCACTGACCTCCAGGGTGAAGTTTATCATCTTCAACCCATCTTTTGTGTACATGGACCGTTACGCTTCCTCGGTTGGAGCTCCTCTCAAGAACTCTTGCATTGCTGCGCTCTTCATGCTCTTCTTCTCCACCTTCCTCGCAGCAGATCCACTGGTGAATGCCTGGTTGACGGTGACGGTGGCTTCGGTGGAGTTTGGGGTGGTCGGTTTCATGACTCTGTGGCAGGTTGAActtgactgtgtctctgtattgtGTCTTATCTATGGCGTGAACTATGCGGTGGACTCCAGCGCCCCACTGGTATCGGCTTTTGCCCTGGGCCGGGAGTCCACACGCACACGTTGGGTAAAGCTGGCATTGGAGCGTCACGGTGTACCTGCCCTGCAGAGCTACCTGTGCTACGGCGCCGCTCTGTTGCCCCTGGCCGCCGTACCCTCTAACCTGACCCGCACACTATTCAGGTGTCTCTTCCTGACTGCACTAATCACTGCCTTCCACTGTCTGGCAATTCTACCTGTTCTCCTCACCTTTCTCCCACcctcaaagagaaagaggagagagaggaagcatgCTGCAGAGCACCGGGAAGAGAttgagtgtgtggagatggtGGACAGCACTCGTGTGGTCGACCAGATTACCACAGTCTGA